AGTTCCTCGAGGATGTTCGTCTCGCAGTGGACGATCTCGTCGACGTACTTCTCGAAGTAGGCCGGGCCGCCCGGTACTTCGAGGTAGCGGTCCAGGTCTCGGGTGAAGAACGTCACCCGGCAGTCGAGTTCCTTGATGATCTGCAGGCCCTCGAAGCCGGAACCGGAGAGGTTGCTCTCCAGTACACCGACGTGAGTCATCTGTGCCTCCGATGGCGTACCGACACGTGGTCGGGTTGAGATGCGGCGAACGTTGCGGGGTACTGCGACGAACGGGGTGGGGCCGGTGATCCGGGCGTCACCAGCACCCGGAGGTGGCCAGGGCGCGCAGCAGCTGGTCGGCGTCCTCGCGGTCCGCGGCCGAGGGCCGGGACACGATCTCGGCGGCGGGGGCCATCACGCGGGCCTTCGGGGGCACGTCGCCCAGGACGAGCGCCCCGGCGCCGATCAGCGCGTCGTGGCCGACGGTGACCGGGCCGAGCACGATGGCGTTGGTGCCGAGGACCACGCGGTCGCCGACGACGGGGTGGCGGCGGGCGCCGGGTTCGCGCCGTCCGTCCTTCCACCAGCCGACGGCGCCGAGGGTGACCTGGTGGAAGATCGTGACGTCGTCGCCGACCTCGGCGGTCTCCCCGATGACCACGGCGGCCCCGTGGTCGATGAAGACGCGCCGGCCGAGCCGGGCGCCCGGGTGGATCTCGATGCCACCGGTGAAGGCGCGTGCCAGGTAGGCGAGAAGCCGGGCGGTCTGCCGGTGCCCACGGGTGAACAGGACGTGGGCCACGCGGTGGGTCCACACCGCGGGCAGCGCGGGGTGCAGCAGGGCCTCCGCGCGGGTGCGGATCGACGGGTCTCGCGCGACGATCACGGAGAGGTCCTCCCTCATCCTGGTGATCACTGTGCGCATCGCGGTCCTCCGTGGTTCATGTCCTGAGGTGGTTCATGTCCTGGTGGGGGTGGGCAGTGTCGGATCCGGGCGCCCGGCTCAGTAGTTGGGGGCCTTGACCAGGTTTCCGGCGCCGTTCTTGATCTCCGGGACGTACACCCGCTCGTTCCAGACGTCCTGGGCCACCGGTTCGAGGGCGATCGAGACCGCGCCCTCGTCGACCGCGAAGGCCGTCCGGACGGCACTGGTGATCGCGTCGACCAGAGCGGTGACCTGTTCGGCCTCGAGGTTGTTGGGGAAATGCTTGATGCTGACGTGCGGCACTCCGGTGACCTTTCTGGTGAGTCGTGCGGCCTTTATGGCGCCGACGAGTTCGTCTATTCCGTTCGCGCGCAGCAACTCGTAATGATCGGCTTCGAGTCGGTGGAGCGCGGGAGGTGTGGTGGTGAGCGCTTCACCGGAGTCGATGAACGATTCCTGGTCGCCGGTCGCCCTGAATACCGTGACCGGCGCGGCGATGGTGCGCTCGGCGAGTTCGTGGGGGTCGTACTCGAAGAGGAATGTCCGCCGCACCACGCCGACGATCCTGCGTACCCATTCACGGTCCAGGTGCTCGAACCGGTCGCTGACGAAGGCGACGAAGGATTCCTCGTCGTGTGTCGCGGCAAGGCATTCCTCGACCGCCGACTTCTCCAGGTTTCCGGCGAACACCGAATACAGGATGGAGACGAAGGTGGAGTCGTCGAAGCCGGTCGAGGTCCGGCCGGCCACGTCACCGAGGAATTCCACGGGCGGTTTTCCGGGCGCGATGAGGATTACCTCGTCGACCTGCTCGCCGGCCTGCTCCAGCTGGTGGGCGGCCTCGAAGGCGAGCCGGGCCCCGAAGGAGTAGCCCCACAGGGTGTACGGGCCGGCTGGCTGGACCTGCCGGACGAGTTCGAGGTCCTGGGCGACCATCTCGGCGAACGTCTCGTATGGGGTCTCGTCCGCGTTGATGCCGTAGGACTGGACGCCGAGGAACGGCCGGTCAAGGTCGAGGCGGCCTGCCAGCAGCCGCAGGCTCATCGGGTAGCCGCCGAGACCGGGCCAGCAGAAGATGGGCCGACGGCCGTCCGCGGCGCGCAACCGCACCAGCCGGGAGGCCGCGGTGGCGGGCTCGCGGTCGACCCGCCGGGCCAGTTCGGCGATGGTCGGCGCGTCGAACAGCACCTGGAGCGGCAGGGCGGCGCCCAGCTCCTGGTTGATGCGGTTGACCAGGGAGACCGCGGTCAGCGAATGGCCGCCGGAGGCGAAGAAGTTGTCGCGGATGGAGACGCGCTCCTGCTTCAGCACCTTCGCCCATAGGGCGGCGATGGCCTCCTCGGTGGGGGTGCGCGGCGGGACGACGGGCGCCTCGGTGTCGTCGACGGCGGCCTTGTCGAGCTCGCGCAGGGCCTGGTGGTCGACCTTGCCGTTGGGGGTGAGCGGGAAGGCGTCGAGGACGGTGACCCGGTTGGGCACCATGTACGGCGGCAGGGCCGCTGCGAGGTTGTCCTTGATGATCTCGGCGGGACCCCGCATGTGCACGGAGTCCTCCTTCATGCCCTCGCTGAGCCGCTGCTGGGCGCTGATGCGGCCGCCGACGGCGAAGTAGGACGCGGTGTCCGGGCCGAGGCCGACGAGGTCCGCGATGCGCCGGGCCGAGGGCAGCGGGTTGCCGGTCTCGGAGCTGTACCCGGAGGACATCAGCCCGAGGTCCAGACCGTTCATCTGGAGGCGCTGGAGCTCCCGGCCGAGGTCGACGTAGCGCTGCCATGCCTCGGGCGCACTGCCGATCAGGCTGACCCCGAAGCTCGAACGCGCGTAGACCTCCTGGTTGATGGCGATGACATCCTGTTTGCGGACCAACTCGTCGCACACCCGCACCAGTTCGCCGGCGTGGTAGCGGTACTGGCCGTCGGCCAGGTCGGCGATGCGGCCCGGGTGGGCCTGCACATACAGGTCGACCGCGGCCGGCTCGGCCTCGGTGGCGGCCGTGCCGATGTCGTACGAGGCCAGGTAGTAGTCCTCGTCCGGGCAGCGCAGGACGTCCTTGACCGCCGGCTCCGCCGGGCGCGCGGCGATGCGCAGCCCGTAGGCGGGCAGGACGTGGTCGAAGAGGCCGACCATGTGACCGGCTTCGAACTGGAGGACTTCCTGGATGTTGTTGCGGTAGACGGGCTCGATGGCCGAGCGGCGCCCGATGAAGTGGGCCCGCAGCCGCGGCTCCCCGGCGGGGGCCGGGCCGATCAGTGTGAGCCGGTGTTCGACCGGGTGGTAGTAGTAGTGGCCCGCCTCCAGGCCCGCGATGCCGGACAGCTCCAGGTAGAGCTGGGTGGCGTACAGGGATCCGGGTGAGGCGTAGCCGTACTTGGCCAGCAGCCGCTCGCCGCTGGTGAACCGGCCGAACCAGCGCAGCAGCGTGCCGAGTTCGGTCAGGGTCAGGGTGTCGGGGTCCCGGGGCGCGGCTACTTGGTCTGTCGCGGGGGCGAGCAGGCGCAGGAGGTCCTGCCGGGTGACGTCGCCGCCCTCGTAGAAGCGGTACGTCTTGCGGGCGAAGACCGTCCGCCGCTGATCCGGCGTCGCGGCGCGTCCGGGCAGCTCGACGAACGGCAGGCCGTGCTCCTGGCGGACGCCCAGACCGGCGAGCTGGGCCTTGAGCTGGAGCTTGCTCTGCTTGGACTGGTGGTGGGCGCCGTGGTTGCCCTGGTCCATGACCGCGGCCCGGTGCGGGTCGAGTTCGACGAAGGCGATGAGGTTGGCGCCGACCCGCGTGTCGTCGCGGACCACGACCGCGGCCCGCTTGACCCAGTCGTGCTTCTCGATGGACACCTTGATCTCGTCCAGCTCGACCCGGAAGCCGCGCAGTTTGACCTGGCTGTCGGTGCGGCCGAGGAACTGCACGGTCCCGTCGTCGTTCCAGCGGGTCAGATCGCCGGTGCGGTAGAGGCGGGCGGAGTCCGGGTCGGTGGCGAACGGGTTGGGGAGGAACCGTTCGGCGGTCATGTCGGGGTTGTTGAGATAGCCCCGTGCCAACTGCCGCCCGGCTATGTGGAGTTCACCGGACTCGCCCGGCGCGACCGGTCGCCCGGCGGGGTCGAGGATGTGGAAGCTCATGCCGTGCACGGGCCGGCCGATGGCGATGTGGTCCGGGCCGTGCTGGACGGTTGCGCGGTCCACGGTGAGGGACGAGGCGTTGATCGTGGTCTCGCTGGGGCCGTAGAGGTTGACCAGTTCGGCGTCCGGCAGCGCGTCGAGCAGCTCGATCGCCAGGCTCTTGGTGAGTGCCTCGCCGCCGCTGAAGAGCTGGGTGAGCGAGACGCAGTCGGACAGCCGTCCGGAGTCGACGAGCGCCTGGAGCAGGGTCGGCACGCCCTGGAGCGTGGTCACCCGGTGCGTCTGGATCAGGTCGAGGAGACCGCCTGGGTCGGCGTAGACGCCTCGTTCGCTCATCACCACACCGCTGCCGCAGGCCGGGGCGAGGATCTCCCACTGGGCGGCGTCGAAGCTCAGCGGCGTCTTCTGGAGCACCGTCCGGCGTTCGTCCAGGCCCTGTTCACCGGCCAGCCAGCGCATCTGGCTGACGATGCTGCGGTGTTCGATGCCGATGCCCTTCGGGTTGCCCGTGCTCCCGGAGGTGTAGATGACGTAGGCCAGGGTGTCGCCGCGCGGGGGCCGCGGCGGACCGGCGACGGCGTCCCGGGAGGCCCTCGCCCCGGCCGCGGTGACGATCTGCGTGTGCGCGGGAGTGAGTGCGGACAGCCGGGAGACCAGGGACTCGTCCGTCAGGATGAGCTTGGTCCGGGAGTCCGCGATCATGTAGCGGACGCGCTCGTCCGGGTACTCCGGCGACAGCGGCAGATAGGGAGCGCCCGAGTGCAGGACGCCCCAGACGCTCGCCATGAGGTCGACGGACGGATCCATGAAGATCCCGACGGGTTCGTCCGTCGTCGCACCGAGGCCGCGCAGATGACCGGCCAGGGTCTCGGCGCGTTCACTGAGCTGCCGGAAGGTCAGTCGCTGGGTGCCGCACGAGACGGCGGTCCGATCGGGTCGGGCGAGCGCGGCCGCGCGCAGCATGTCTGGCAGGGACAATTCCTCGGACCCCATCGTTGTCGCCATCATCCTCGAACCTGGAATCAGTCACTTTGTGAGTGCATTTGGGCAAGGCAAAGGAATGGCATGGTCATGCCAAAGGTTGGGCAAGACCAGACCATGTCAGCGTCAGCAGCCGGAGTCGACCTCGATCAGCGCACGGGAAATTCCCCTGTCTCAGAATCGAGAAGGGCGCGACAAAGGACGGTTCTCTGGCTTTACGTCAGACAGAAAGCGCTTGGATGTGAATGAACGGTCGCCGACGGTCGGGGAAACTCCCTGCGACCACGGGGCGCGATAGAGGCGCTCAGACCGACTCGTACGCGGCGGGACATCGCGAACAGAAGCTCAGTGATCTACCACTGGGTTTCGCGAACATACCTTTCAATACCCCCCGATTGATGGGCCGGCTGGTGAAGCCGACCGTGATCATCATGCGATCAGCCTTCACTTTAAATCCAGTCGACCCTCGTTGTAAAACCCCGATTACGTCACATGGCACGGGTGTTGGCCGAATCACGATGCATGACGAGGTGTCATATGGGGGCGCTTCAGGGACAGTTCGGACAGACCTCGGCCGGGGGCGGTGGCCGGATCCAGCCACCGGTGAACGGTCACCCGCGACCGATAACCGACCACTATTCACTCAGTACATGTAGCGAGTGCATAATGATCGCCATGAGCACCCGCCACATCCTGCTGGGGCTGCTCGCCACGGGGCCGAGCCATGGCTACGACCTCAAGCGACGGCACGACGAACGCTTCCCGCAGGCCCGCCCGCTGGCCTACGGGCAGGTCTACACAACCCTTCAACGACTGGTCCGCGACGGACTCGCCGAGGTCGAGGGCACCGACTCGGACGGCGGACCGGAGCGCACCATGTACCGCTCCACCGTCGACGGACAGCGAGAACTCGCCACGTGGGCAGGGGAGATCACGCCGCCCGCGCCCTTCGTGACCAACGAGATCTTCGCCAAGGTCGTCGTCGCGATCCTCGCCGGCGGCGACCCGGAGGCGTATCTCAGCGCCCAACGCGCCGCCCACATGGTGCGGATGCGTGAACTCACCCAGGTCAAGACGGCCAAGGGCGCGGATCTCGCGACCGTGCTCTCGGCGGACTACGCCCTCAACCACCTCGACGCCGACCTCCGTTGGATGACCACCACGGCCGGCCGGCTGACCACCCTGACCGCGGAGGTCGACACAGCATGAGCAACGAAGTGCCGCTTCTGGCGGCCCGCGACCTCGTCAAGACGCACGGCAGGACCGAGGCCCTGCGCGGCGCCTCGGTCGAGCTGCGGGCCGGCGAGATCCTGGCCGTCACCGGCGCCAGCGGCAGCGGGAAGTCGACGCTGCTGCACTGCCTGGCGGGCATTGTCCGTCCGGACGGCGGCTCGGTCTCCTACGCCGGTGAGCGGCTCGACACCCTGCCCGAGAAGCGGCTGAGCGAGCTGCGCCGGACCGAGTTCGGGGTGGTCTTCCAGTTCGGCCAGCTGATCCCCGAGCTGACCGCACTCGACAATGTCGCCCTGCCGCTGATGCTGGCGGGCGCCGCGCGCGGGGCGGCCCACGAGAGGGCCGGTGAGTGGCTGGAGCGTTTCGGGGTGCGCGGGCAGGAAGGGCTGCGGCCCGGCGAGATGAGCGGCGGGCAGGCCCAGCGGACCTCGCTGGCCCGGGCCCTGGTCACCGAACCGAAGGTGGTCTTCGCCGACGAGCCCACCGGCGCGCTGGACTCGCTGGCGGGCGAGCAGGTGATGACGGCCCTGGTGCACACGGCCCGCGAGCAGGGCACCGCGGTCCTCCTCATCACCCACGACGCCCAGGTGGCGGCGTACGCGGACCGCGAGGCACGCCTGAGCGACGGCCTCGTGACGCCGACCGGGGTGACGGTGTGACGCCCGGCTCGCACCCCGCCAACGACGCCACAAGCGACACCGACCCGAACACCGGACCCGGCAGTCCCACCGACACCCAACCCCCACGCACCACGCAGCCCACCCCGGACACCACCGACACCCGAACGGCACGGACCGAACCGACCACACAGCCCACCCGGACCGCACCGGACACGCGACCCGGCGGACCACCCGAGAACACCAAGACCCAACCCCCACGCACCACGCGGCCCACCCCGGACACCCGGCCCGGCGGACCCGCCGAGAACACCAAGACCCACCCCCCGCAGGCCACCCCCACCACACACCCCACCCGCACCACCCCAGGCACCCGGCCCGACAGCCCCACCGACAACACCGACACCCGGACGCCACGGACCGAGCCGACCACACAGCCCACCCGCACCGCACCGGACACCGGACCCGGCAACTCCCACATCCGGCCCCCGCGGACCGAGACGGGCGGCCGGTCCGGTGGCACGCGGCCCGGTCTGCACGGCGACCCGACCAGAGACGGCACTATGCGATCACCACACACCACTCCCCCCACCCGGCCCGGCGGCATGAGCACCCAGGGCCCCCGGTCGGGCCGGCTGCCCGGCGGCAGCGGCTCCCTGGGCTCCGACCTCCGCCTCGCCTGGCTGCTCACCCGCGGTTCCGACCGGCGGGAGTGGTGGCGGGTCGGGCTCACGGCGGTGGGCGCGGGGCTCGCGACCGGGTTCGCGCTGGCCGCGGTGAGCCTCGCCGCGCTCCAGGGCCGCTACCACGTGTCCGTGGGCGCGGGTCTCCTCGACGACCCCGGCACCCGCTCCGGCGTCATCGTCGTCCTGCTGCTCCTGCTGATCCCCGTCCTCGGCTTCCTCGGCCAGTGCGCCCGTATCGGCGCCGTGCACCGCGACCGGCGACTGGCCGGGCTGCGGCTGGCGGGGGCCTCGGCCGGGCAGGTGCGGCGGATCGCGGCACTGGAGACCGGGCTGGCCTGTCTGCTCGGCTCGCTGCTCGCCACGGTCGCCTCGGTCGTGGCACTGCTGGGCCAGTGGCAGCACCCGACCTGGCTCGCCTGGGCCGGGATCACGCTGGTCGCCCTCGGTGTGCCGGTGCTCGGCGCCGCGGCGGGTGTGCTGGCGCTGCGCCGGGTGGTGGCCTCGCCGCTCGGCTGGGTCCGCCGGGTGCGGACGGGGTCGGGGCGCGGGTTCTGGGCGCTGTTCGCCGGCGGGGTGCTGGTCGTGGCGGCGGTGGCGCTGGCCGCGACCCGCAGCACGTCCTCGGGTATGCCCGGCGACGGCGGCTCGTACGCGAACGGGCCGCTGCTCGTGGCCGGGGCGCTTGTCCTGGTCGGCGCGGCCGCGGTGGGGATCACCGGAGCGGTGGCCACGCTGACGGGCCGGTGGCTGGCCCGCCGGGCCCGGACCGCGGCGACCCTGATCGCGGCGGAGAGGCTGCACGACGACCCCTGGGCCGCGGCCCGCACCCATGCGGCGGTGCTGCTGGTGACGGTCGTCGGGACGGGTTTCGTGGGCGTGCGACAGGTGCTGCTCGCCGAGCTGGACTCCAGGCAGCCCGGCGGGCTTTCCGCGAGCATGTCGTACTACACCACCGGCGTGAACCTGGTCGCCGCCGCGATCGCCGCCACCCTCGTGATCACCCTCTCCGGCCTCGCCGTCGGCACCGCCGAGTCGCTGGCCACCCGCCGCCGCGGCCTGGCCGCGCAGACCGCCGCCGGGGTGCCGCAACGGGTGCTCGGCCGGGCGCTGCTCCTGGAGACCGCGCTGCCGCTCGCACCCGCCCTGCTGCTGGGCGGCGCAGGCGGCATGGCGATCGGCGTCTGGTACTCCCGGATCCCCGAGGACGGGCCCGCCGTCACGCCGTACGCCGCGCTCCTGGTCCCCTTCGCGGTGTACGCCTGCTGTCTGCTCGCCGCCGCCACTTCACTCCCGCTGCTGCGCCGCTCCCTGAATCCCGCGGAGCTGCGCTACGCGTGAGCGGTGAAACGACCGGTCCCGGGGGCACGGGGGACCCCCGGGACCGGTGCGCAACCGTCCGCGGCAACACGAAGGCCCGGATCGTCGTCAGGCAGAGATGCCGTCGATCCGGGCCATGGCGTCTTCCGCGCCGTACGGTTGCAAGTACGGCAGCCAGCGCGGGTCCCTGTGTCCGGTCCCGATGATGCGCCAGGCCAGACCGGTGGGCGGGGCGGGTTTGTGGCGCAGCCGCCAGCCGATTTCGAACAGGTGTCGGTCGGCCTTCACGTGGTTGCAGCGGCGGCAGGACGCCACCACGTTGTCCCAGACGTGCTTGCCCCCGCGGCTGCGCGGGATGACGTGGTCGACGCTGGTTGCGACGCCACCGCAGTACATGCACCGGCCCCCGTCGCGCGCGAAGAGCGCCCTGCGGGTCAGAGGAACGGGCCCCCGATAGGGAACCCGGACGAATCGCTTGAGCCGGACCACGCTTGGTGCGGGGACTGTGACGGTTGCGCTGTGCATGAAGGCGCCGGATTCCTCGAGGGAGACCGCTTTGTTCTCCAGAACGAGGACGAGCGCGCGTCGGAGCGGTACGACGCCCAGTGGCTCGTACGACGCGTTGAGGACCAGGACATGCGGCACGGATGCCTCCTTGGGCGTCGGCGGCGCGTGGCTCGCGCCGGGACGATCTGTAGTCAGTGTCCCCTCATGCCTGGTGGAAACGCCACCATCTCCTGGTAACGGGCTGAGAGTGTTTTCGACCACACCTTTCTTCATCCCCAGGTGAGGACGGTCTCTCCCCCGAACATTGCAACGATCCACACACGATGCACCGTTAGTGTGGTGGGTCTGCCGCCCGGTGACCTTTCCGTGACCTTCACGATCTTTGACCGCCGTACCGGGAGGCAGGCGCTGCACCTGGAGGTACCTGCCGTGTCGTTGTCCGCCGCCCTGTCGGCCGCGGTGTCGCCGTCCCCGTCCCCCTCGGACTCGTCGACGCCCGCCGTCCCCTCTCTTCAGGATGCCCAGGAGAGCGCGACGAACGCCGCCAGCTGGGTCGAGCAGAACTGGTCGACCTGGCTGGCGATCGGTCTGCGCGTCCTGCTGATCCTGGTGATAGCGGCGGTGCTGAGATTCGTGGTGCGGCGGTCCATCACCAAGCTGATAGACCGCATGAACCGCACGGTCCAGGCGGTCGACGGCACGGCCCTCGGCGGCCTCCTGGTCAACGTCGAGCGGCGCCGTCAGCGCTCCCAGGCGATCGGCTCGGTGCTCCGCTCGGTGGCGAGCTTCATCATCATGGGCACCGCGGCCCTGATGATCCTCGGCACCTTCGAGATCAACCTGGCCCCGCTCCTCGCCTCCGCGGGTGTGGCGGGCGTCGCGATCGGTTTCGGCGCCCGCAACCTGGTCACCGACTTCCTCTCCGGTGTCTTCATGATCCTGGAGGACCAGTACGGCGTCGGGGACACCGTCGACGCGGGCGTGGCCTCCGGCGAGGTCATCGAGGTCGGCCTGCGCGTGACGAAGCTCCGCGGTGACAACGGCGAGATCTGGTACGTCCGCAACGGCGAGGTCAAGCGGATCGGCAACCTCTCGCAGGGCTGGGCGACGGCGGCCGTGGACGTCACGGTCCGGGCCGACGAGGACCTGGACAAGGTGAAGGCGACCCTCGACGACGTCGCCGAGCGGATGAGCAAGGACGAGCCCTGGAACGAGCTGCTCTGGGGCCCGATCGAGGTCCTGGGCCTCGACAACGTCCTGCTGGACTCGATGGTCGTCCGCGTCTCGGCGAAGACCATGCCGGGCAAGGCCCTGACGGTCGAGCGCGAACTCCGCTGGCGCGTCAAGCGGGCGTTCGACGCGGCCGAGATCCCCATCGTGGGCGGCCCGGCCGTCCTCACGGACGCCACCCCGGCCGTCGACCCGACGGCGGGCGTGGCGGCCCCGTCGGTCCACGCGAACACCTCCGCCCCGCCGGCCTAGGGCGGCCACTGCGGGCCTGGTGAAGCCCGGCCGCGGAACCGCGCCCCGTAAGGGGCGCGAGGAACTGCGCGACCAGCCCCCACCGCCCCGCGGGTTTGTCACCGCCTCGCCGACAGGACGCTCAGCGCCGCCCGCGCGCAGCCCAGCGGGCCCTGCGGCCCGGAGCCGACCGGCACGCCTTCACCTGCGGAAAGCCTGAGCCCGACGACGGCGTGACGGCTCCCGAAATAATCTTGTTCACACCTTCTCCTCATTCCCAACACCACCCCGCGCCGCTTAGGTTCAGGCCATCAGCGGGTCCTTGTTCTGAGCGCAACGCCCAGGGGCCCGCCCTGAATGTGGGGAAAAGCATGAGAAAGCTCGCCATAGGCGCCGTCGTCTCCGGTGCCCTGGCTCTGTCCGCGCTGGCCGTGCCCGCCGCCCAGGCCGCCACGCCGGACCTCGTCTTCGCGGACGTCGTCGTGAACAACGGCAAGGCGATCGTCGTGGGGACCAGCAACGAGGTGACGGTCCCGGTGACGTACACCATGACCCGTCCCGCCGGCCTGACGATCGACTACAAGAACAACGCGGCGGGCGTCCTGCTCTACCGCGGCTCGCTCGCGTCCTACGAGAACGAGATCGAGAGCGACGCCTCGCCCGCCTGCACCACCACGGCGACGACGGACACCACGGTGACGGAGTCCTGCTCCGACACCCTCACCGTCGACCCGTCCTTCGACCTCTTCGAGGCCGCGGACGCCACCACCTGGAAGGTCGGCGGCTTCTACGGTCAGGTCACCGCCGACGAGGACGACTCGGACGACAAGGTCAGCTTCGAGTACGGCTTCGCGGCCTGGGGCAACAAGGGCACCGCGAAGATCCAGCGCGCCGCCAAGGTCACCGCCAACGCCTCGCCGGAGCCGGTGAAGAAGGGGAAGACCATCACGGTCACCGGCAAGCTGACCCGCGCCAACTGGGAGACCGGCACCTACAGCGGCTACGTCTCGCAGCAGGCCACCCTGCAGTTCCGCGCCAAGGGCACGGAGACCTACAGCACCGTCAAGACGGCGACCTCCTCGAGCGGCGGCTACCTCAAGTCGACCGTGACGGCGTCGAAGGACGGCTACTACCGCTAC
Above is a window of Streptomyces sp. NBC_00490 DNA encoding:
- the epsC gene encoding serine O-acetyltransferase EpsC, giving the protein MRTVITRMREDLSVIVARDPSIRTRAEALLHPALPAVWTHRVAHVLFTRGHRQTARLLAYLARAFTGGIEIHPGARLGRRVFIDHGAAVVIGETAEVGDDVTIFHQVTLGAVGWWKDGRREPGARRHPVVGDRVVLGTNAIVLGPVTVGHDALIGAGALVLGDVPPKARVMAPAAEIVSRPSAADREDADQLLRALATSGCW
- a CDS encoding amino acid adenylation domain-containing protein; this translates as MSLPDMLRAAALARPDRTAVSCGTQRLTFRQLSERAETLAGHLRGLGATTDEPVGIFMDPSVDLMASVWGVLHSGAPYLPLSPEYPDERVRYMIADSRTKLILTDESLVSRLSALTPAHTQIVTAAGARASRDAVAGPPRPPRGDTLAYVIYTSGSTGNPKGIGIEHRSIVSQMRWLAGEQGLDERRTVLQKTPLSFDAAQWEILAPACGSGVVMSERGVYADPGGLLDLIQTHRVTTLQGVPTLLQALVDSGRLSDCVSLTQLFSGGEALTKSLAIELLDALPDAELVNLYGPSETTINASSLTVDRATVQHGPDHIAIGRPVHGMSFHILDPAGRPVAPGESGELHIAGRQLARGYLNNPDMTAERFLPNPFATDPDSARLYRTGDLTRWNDDGTVQFLGRTDSQVKLRGFRVELDEIKVSIEKHDWVKRAAVVVRDDTRVGANLIAFVELDPHRAAVMDQGNHGAHHQSKQSKLQLKAQLAGLGVRQEHGLPFVELPGRAATPDQRRTVFARKTYRFYEGGDVTRQDLLRLLAPATDQVAAPRDPDTLTLTELGTLLRWFGRFTSGERLLAKYGYASPGSLYATQLYLELSGIAGLEAGHYYYHPVEHRLTLIGPAPAGEPRLRAHFIGRRSAIEPVYRNNIQEVLQFEAGHMVGLFDHVLPAYGLRIAARPAEPAVKDVLRCPDEDYYLASYDIGTAATEAEPAAVDLYVQAHPGRIADLADGQYRYHAGELVRVCDELVRKQDVIAINQEVYARSSFGVSLIGSAPEAWQRYVDLGRELQRLQMNGLDLGLMSSGYSSETGNPLPSARRIADLVGLGPDTASYFAVGGRISAQQRLSEGMKEDSVHMRGPAEIIKDNLAAALPPYMVPNRVTVLDAFPLTPNGKVDHQALRELDKAAVDDTEAPVVPPRTPTEEAIAALWAKVLKQERVSIRDNFFASGGHSLTAVSLVNRINQELGAALPLQVLFDAPTIAELARRVDREPATAASRLVRLRAADGRRPIFCWPGLGGYPMSLRLLAGRLDLDRPFLGVQSYGINADETPYETFAEMVAQDLELVRQVQPAGPYTLWGYSFGARLAFEAAHQLEQAGEQVDEVILIAPGKPPVEFLGDVAGRTSTGFDDSTFVSILYSVFAGNLEKSAVEECLAATHDEESFVAFVSDRFEHLDREWVRRIVGVVRRTFLFEYDPHELAERTIAAPVTVFRATGDQESFIDSGEALTTTPPALHRLEADHYELLRANGIDELVGAIKAARLTRKVTGVPHVSIKHFPNNLEAEQVTALVDAITSAVRTAFAVDEGAVSIALEPVAQDVWNERVYVPEIKNGAGNLVKAPNY
- a CDS encoding PadR family transcriptional regulator — its product is MSTRHILLGLLATGPSHGYDLKRRHDERFPQARPLAYGQVYTTLQRLVRDGLAEVEGTDSDGGPERTMYRSTVDGQRELATWAGEITPPAPFVTNEIFAKVVVAILAGGDPEAYLSAQRAAHMVRMRELTQVKTAKGADLATVLSADYALNHLDADLRWMTTTAGRLTTLTAEVDTA
- a CDS encoding ABC transporter ATP-binding protein; amino-acid sequence: MSNEVPLLAARDLVKTHGRTEALRGASVELRAGEILAVTGASGSGKSTLLHCLAGIVRPDGGSVSYAGERLDTLPEKRLSELRRTEFGVVFQFGQLIPELTALDNVALPLMLAGAARGAAHERAGEWLERFGVRGQEGLRPGEMSGGQAQRTSLARALVTEPKVVFADEPTGALDSLAGEQVMTALVHTAREQGTAVLLITHDAQVAAYADREARLSDGLVTPTGVTV
- a CDS encoding FtsX-like permease family protein, producing the protein MSTQGPRSGRLPGGSGSLGSDLRLAWLLTRGSDRREWWRVGLTAVGAGLATGFALAAVSLAALQGRYHVSVGAGLLDDPGTRSGVIVVLLLLLIPVLGFLGQCARIGAVHRDRRLAGLRLAGASAGQVRRIAALETGLACLLGSLLATVASVVALLGQWQHPTWLAWAGITLVALGVPVLGAAAGVLALRRVVASPLGWVRRVRTGSGRGFWALFAGGVLVVAAVALAATRSTSSGMPGDGGSYANGPLLVAGALVLVGAAAVGITGAVATLTGRWLARRARTAATLIAAERLHDDPWAAARTHAAVLLVTVVGTGFVGVRQVLLAELDSRQPGGLSASMSYYTTGVNLVAAAIAATLVITLSGLAVGTAESLATRRRGLAAQTAAGVPQRVLGRALLLETALPLAPALLLGGAGGMAIGVWYSRIPEDGPAVTPYAALLVPFAVYACCLLAAATSLPLLRRSLNPAELRYA
- a CDS encoding HNH endonuclease; translated protein: MPHVLVLNASYEPLGVVPLRRALVLVLENKAVSLEESGAFMHSATVTVPAPSVVRLKRFVRVPYRGPVPLTRRALFARDGGRCMYCGGVATSVDHVIPRSRGGKHVWDNVVASCRRCNHVKADRHLFEIGWRLRHKPAPPTGLAWRIIGTGHRDPRWLPYLQPYGAEDAMARIDGISA
- a CDS encoding mechanosensitive ion channel family protein, with amino-acid sequence MSLSAALSAAVSPSPSPSDSSTPAVPSLQDAQESATNAASWVEQNWSTWLAIGLRVLLILVIAAVLRFVVRRSITKLIDRMNRTVQAVDGTALGGLLVNVERRRQRSQAIGSVLRSVASFIIMGTAALMILGTFEINLAPLLASAGVAGVAIGFGARNLVTDFLSGVFMILEDQYGVGDTVDAGVASGEVIEVGLRVTKLRGDNGEIWYVRNGEVKRIGNLSQGWATAAVDVTVRADEDLDKVKATLDDVAERMSKDEPWNELLWGPIEVLGLDNVLLDSMVVRVSAKTMPGKALTVERELRWRVKRAFDAAEIPIVGGPAVLTDATPAVDPTAGVAAPSVHANTSAPPA